A genomic region of Candidatus Krumholzibacteriota bacterium contains the following coding sequences:
- a CDS encoding methionyl-tRNA formyltransferase: protein MARVVFFGSPHFALPTLAALVESGCAPALVVTQPDRPAGRGRTPRPTPVRSAAEDLGLPVEIVGSFRNGGGDRLLDLQPDFFVVAAFGLIFPERLLRIPRMGCVNVHASLLPAWRGASPVNAAIAAGDRWVGVTTMRMVRELDAGPIYLQRAIPVDAMESAGDLIGRLAELGGGLLVETLRGIEAGTLEARPQLEAGVSFAPRLGKQDGRIPWELDAIAVHDHVRGMNPWPGSFTYCRDRYVKVHRARLRDVIDYETPPGRVLEVSNRGVAVACGRGSVLLEKLQCEGKRCLDATEFLRGFEMCAGETLGGER, encoded by the coding sequence ATGGCCCGCGTCGTCTTTTTCGGTTCCCCCCATTTCGCCCTCCCGACGCTCGCCGCGCTCGTGGAGAGCGGCTGCGCGCCGGCGCTCGTCGTCACGCAGCCCGATCGCCCCGCGGGGCGGGGTCGAACCCCCCGGCCGACCCCCGTCCGCAGCGCGGCCGAGGATCTCGGACTCCCCGTGGAGATCGTCGGCTCCTTCCGGAACGGCGGGGGCGACCGCCTCCTCGACCTCCAGCCCGACTTCTTCGTCGTCGCCGCCTTCGGGCTGATCTTTCCCGAGCGTCTCCTGCGGATCCCGCGCATGGGGTGCGTCAACGTCCACGCGTCGCTGCTTCCCGCGTGGCGGGGCGCGAGCCCGGTGAATGCCGCGATCGCGGCGGGCGACCGCTGGGTCGGCGTGACGACGATGCGGATGGTGCGCGAGCTCGACGCCGGACCGATCTACCTGCAGCGGGCGATCCCGGTCGATGCGATGGAGTCCGCGGGAGACCTCATCGGCCGGCTCGCCGAACTCGGCGGCGGGCTTCTCGTGGAGACGCTGCGCGGCATCGAGGCGGGGACGCTCGAGGCGCGGCCCCAGTTGGAAGCGGGCGTGAGCTTCGCCCCGCGTCTCGGCAAGCAGGACGGCCGCATCCCCTGGGAACTCGACGCGATCGCCGTCCATGACCATGTCCGCGGGATGAACCCGTGGCCGGGATCCTTCACCTACTGCCGCGACCGGTACGTCAAGGTGCACCGGGCGCGGCTCCGGGACGTCATCGACTACGAAACGCCGCCGGGGCGCGTGCTGGAGGTCTCCAACCGCGGCGTCGCAGTCGCCTGCGGGCGCGGGTCGGTGCTCCTCGAGAAGCTGCAGTGCGAGGGGAAACGCTGCCTCGACGCCACGGAGTTCCTGCGGGGGTTCGAGATGTGCGCGGGAGAGACGCTTGGAGGCGAACGATGA
- the rpsP gene encoding 30S ribosomal protein S16, with the protein MAVKIRLKKMGSKKRPFFRVVVADSRSPRDGRFIETLGHYNPLIDPPEIVLDDDKVYKWLDDGAQPTRNAANVLKQAGLLERWQLLKRGVAIADLDTAIETMRAKQPMAQLRTEDKLSKKAAAKLKAEQEKAAKEAAAPAVEETGEAAAGEAGADAPAESE; encoded by the coding sequence TTGGCAGTAAAGATCAGGCTCAAGAAGATGGGATCGAAGAAGCGGCCCTTTTTCCGCGTGGTGGTAGCCGACTCGCGCAGTCCGCGCGACGGCCGTTTCATCGAGACGCTCGGCCACTACAACCCGTTGATCGATCCCCCCGAGATCGTCCTCGACGATGACAAGGTATACAAGTGGCTCGACGACGGCGCCCAGCCGACGCGGAACGCCGCCAACGTCCTCAAGCAGGCCGGCCTGCTCGAGCGATGGCAGCTCCTGAAGCGCGGCGTGGCGATCGCCGATCTCGACACCGCGATCGAGACGATGCGTGCGAAGCAGCCGATGGCGCAGCTCCGGACGGAGGATAAACTCTCCAAGAAGGCGGCGGCGAAGCTGAAGGCCGAGCAGGAAAAGGCCGCGAAGGAGGCCGCGGCTCCCGCTGTCGAAGAGACCGGGGAGGCGGCCGCCGGCGAGGCTGGCGCCGACGCTCCGGCCGAATCCGAGTAA
- the yajC gene encoding preprotein translocase subunit YajC gives MTHLLFLMSGGGGGSQPSLFTSLIPILLIFVIFYFLLIRPQQKKQKEHQDMVSALRKGDRVVTNGGIFGTVSDVKEHIIVLRIAENVKVEIAKSAVATVIEKREN, from the coding sequence ATGACACATCTGCTTTTTCTCATGAGCGGCGGCGGCGGCGGATCGCAGCCCTCACTTTTCACGAGCCTGATCCCGATCCTGCTGATCTTCGTGATCTTCTATTTTCTTCTCATCCGGCCGCAGCAGAAAAAGCAGAAGGAACACCAGGACATGGTATCCGCCCTTCGCAAGGGCGACCGCGTCGTCACCAACGGCGGGATCTTCGGCACCGTCTCCGACGTCAAGGAGCACATCATCGTTCTCCGGATCGCCGAGAACGTGAAGGTCGAGATCGCCAAGAGCGCGGTGGCCACCGTCATCGAGAAGAGGGAAAACTGA
- the queA gene encoding tRNA preQ1(34) S-adenosylmethionine ribosyltransferase-isomerase QueA — MKTSDFDYDLPEELIAQHPAAERDESRMLYFERRSGDLRETRFSNFPRFLREGDILVVNETRVIPARLIGRRASGGQVEIFLTRRIGGRRWSALLRPARRIASGETILFGEGELGVTVEGAEGGEWIVSLPDEMPSQRFINLYGRVPLPPYIRREANERDHERYQTLFARREGSVAAPTAGLHFSDAVLRDLRRRGITIAPVTLHVGPGTFRPLEKERVEENTLGRERFSVRQAIWEEIRAARETGRRVVAVGTTTTRVLESLAGGHAEQAKETEIDGEAVLDGWTRLFIYPGFRFQVVDSLLTNFHLPRSSLLVLVSAFAGREETLRAYRWAVARRFRFYSYGDVMFIK, encoded by the coding sequence ATGAAGACCAGCGACTTCGATTACGATCTTCCCGAGGAGCTCATCGCGCAGCATCCGGCCGCCGAACGCGACGAGAGCAGGATGCTGTACTTCGAGCGCCGCAGCGGGGACCTGCGGGAGACGCGCTTTTCCAATTTCCCCCGGTTTCTCCGGGAGGGCGACATCCTCGTCGTCAACGAGACGCGGGTGATCCCGGCGCGGCTGATCGGCCGCCGCGCCTCCGGCGGACAGGTGGAGATCTTCCTTACCCGCCGGATCGGCGGGCGCCGGTGGTCGGCGCTCCTCCGTCCCGCCCGGCGGATCGCCTCCGGGGAGACGATCCTCTTCGGGGAGGGGGAACTCGGCGTGACCGTCGAGGGGGCCGAAGGCGGCGAGTGGATCGTCTCGCTCCCCGACGAGATGCCCTCCCAGCGGTTCATCAATCTCTACGGGCGGGTGCCCCTGCCTCCCTACATCCGGCGCGAGGCGAACGAGCGCGACCACGAACGCTACCAGACGCTCTTCGCCCGCCGGGAGGGCTCGGTGGCCGCGCCCACCGCCGGCCTCCACTTCTCCGACGCCGTCCTGCGCGACCTGCGCCGCCGCGGGATCACGATCGCGCCGGTGACCCTGCACGTCGGCCCGGGGACCTTCCGGCCCCTCGAGAAGGAACGGGTGGAGGAGAACACGCTCGGGCGCGAACGCTTTTCCGTCCGCCAGGCGATCTGGGAGGAGATCCGCGCGGCGCGGGAAACGGGGCGGCGGGTCGTCGCCGTCGGCACGACGACGACGCGCGTGCTCGAATCCCTCGCCGGCGGCCACGCGGAGCAAGCAAAAGAGACCGAGATCGACGGCGAGGCCGTGCTGGACGGCTGGACGCGGCTCTTCATCTACCCGGGATTCCGGTTCCAGGTGGTCGATTCGCTGCTCACGAACTTCCACCTCCCCCGGTCGAGCCTGCTGGTGCTCGTCTCCGCCTTCGCGGGACGGGAGGAGACCCTCCGCGCGTACCGGTGGGCCGTCGCCCGCCGGTTCCGCTTCTACTCGTACGGCGACGTGATGTTCATCAAGTGA
- the def gene encoding peptide deformylase, which translates to MGDPVEDFDERLVPFLERMAETMVIEGGVGLAAPQVGVSRLIAVINPDPDNPDTLVEMINPRIVAVSDEEVSIEEGCLSVPGIRANIVRPAAVTVTYQNREGRDCTLDADGLLARIIQHELDHLDGVLFVDRVSAAKRVLLKPRLRQLLRGRDGE; encoded by the coding sequence ATGGGAGATCCCGTGGAGGATTTCGACGAGCGGCTCGTGCCCTTTCTCGAACGGATGGCCGAGACGATGGTCATCGAGGGGGGCGTGGGACTCGCCGCGCCCCAGGTGGGCGTCTCCCGTCTCATCGCGGTGATCAACCCCGACCCCGATAACCCCGACACCCTCGTCGAGATGATCAATCCACGTATCGTGGCCGTCAGCGACGAGGAAGTGTCCATCGAGGAGGGGTGCCTCAGCGTTCCCGGCATCCGGGCGAACATTGTTCGGCCGGCCGCCGTCACGGTGACCTACCAGAACCGCGAGGGCCGGGACTGCACCCTCGACGCCGACGGGCTCCTCGCCCGCATCATCCAGCACGAACTCGACCACCTCGACGGCGTCCTCTTCGTCGACCGGGTCTCGGCGGCCAAACGGGTCCTCCTCAAGCCCCGGCTGCGCCAGCTGCTCCGCGGGCGCGACGGGGAGTGA
- a CDS encoding KH domain-containing protein, with the protein MKDMIRSISAMLVDAPGSITIIEETRDDSIIIVLSVDKADVGKVIGRNGQTAKALRALVNAAATRMGKRVLLEIRE; encoded by the coding sequence ATTAAGGACATGATCCGGTCGATCTCGGCGATGCTCGTCGATGCCCCCGGGTCGATCACGATCATCGAGGAGACACGCGACGATTCGATCATCATCGTGTTGTCGGTGGACAAGGCCGACGTCGGCAAGGTGATCGGCCGGAACGGCCAGACGGCGAAGGCGTTGCGGGCTCTCGTGAACGCCGCTGCCACCCGGATGGGCAAACGGGTGCTCCTCGAGATCAGGGAGTGA
- the tgt gene encoding tRNA guanosine(34) transglycosylase Tgt — translation MPFDFTLLSTDPTGARLGRLTTDHGGFETPMFMPVGTQGTVKGMQPRDLAEAGAKIILSNTYHLHLRPGERLIEEAGGIHRFMSWDGPVLTDSGGYQVFSLADLNRIGDDGVEFRSHVDGSWRFLGPEMVVDTQLAIGSDIMMVFDHCAPWPCDKAQAAAAVERTQRWAEQSIGHRGPRVLKDGWERVLFGIVQGSVWPDLRERSADRLVALDFPGYAIGGLSVGEPKEDLYRMTAFTAERLPAEKPRYLMGVGYPEDLVESVSRGIDLFDCVIPTRNARNGTVFTSRGRLNLKNARHASEMIPIDPDCDCRVCRSFSRAYLRHLFMAGEILGPVLATYHSIHFYLHLLEEMRQVIRDGRFGPWREEFLRVYHVSGTVPDEPDEEER, via the coding sequence GTGCCATTCGATTTCACGCTTCTGTCCACCGATCCGACCGGCGCCCGTCTCGGCCGGTTGACCACCGATCACGGCGGTTTCGAGACGCCGATGTTCATGCCGGTCGGAACGCAGGGGACCGTCAAGGGGATGCAGCCGCGGGACCTCGCCGAGGCGGGGGCGAAAATCATCCTCTCCAACACCTACCACCTCCACCTGCGCCCCGGCGAACGGCTGATCGAGGAGGCGGGGGGGATCCACCGGTTCATGTCGTGGGACGGGCCCGTCCTCACCGACAGCGGCGGGTACCAGGTCTTCAGCCTCGCCGACCTGAACCGCATCGGCGACGACGGCGTCGAGTTCAGGAGCCACGTCGACGGCTCGTGGCGCTTTCTCGGCCCGGAGATGGTCGTCGACACGCAGCTCGCGATCGGCTCGGACATCATGATGGTCTTCGACCATTGCGCCCCCTGGCCCTGCGACAAGGCGCAGGCCGCGGCGGCGGTCGAGCGGACGCAGCGGTGGGCCGAGCAGAGCATCGGGCACCGCGGTCCCCGCGTGCTGAAGGACGGCTGGGAACGGGTCCTCTTCGGGATCGTCCAGGGATCGGTCTGGCCCGACCTGCGCGAGCGGAGCGCAGATCGGCTCGTCGCCCTCGACTTTCCCGGTTACGCGATCGGCGGCCTCTCCGTCGGCGAGCCCAAGGAGGATCTCTACCGGATGACGGCCTTCACCGCGGAACGGCTGCCCGCGGAGAAGCCGCGGTACCTCATGGGCGTGGGATATCCCGAGGACCTCGTCGAGTCGGTCTCCCGCGGGATCGACCTGTTCGACTGCGTCATCCCCACGCGCAACGCGCGCAACGGGACGGTCTTCACGTCGCGCGGGCGCCTGAATCTCAAGAACGCCCGCCACGCGTCGGAGATGATCCCCATCGACCCCGACTGCGATTGCCGGGTCTGCCGTTCCTTCAGCCGGGCGTATCTGCGGCACCTCTTCATGGCGGGTGAGATCCTCGGCCCGGTGCTCGCCACGTACCACAGCATTCATTTCTACTTGCATCTTCTCGAAGAAATGCGTCAAGTTATACGGGACGGTCGTTTCGGGCCGTGGCGCGAGGAGTTCCTGCGCGTATACCACGTGTCCGGAACGGTCCCCGACGAACCCGACGAGGAGGAACGATGA
- the rimM gene encoding 16S rRNA processing protein RimM yields the protein MPAAIVTLGAIVKAVGLKGEVKFLPGPDFWPEILDVDGILLVSPEGESREAAIERSRAKKTVWVLKLGGVDSIDEAENLIGSTLVVDVDALDESDLPRELRPFQAIGLAVRLVDGAPVGRVVDIVTGPAQDCLVVERETGRFLVPLVADVVRRIDLGEGVVEIDPPEGLMEIGW from the coding sequence ATGCCGGCCGCGATCGTCACGCTCGGCGCCATCGTGAAGGCGGTGGGTCTCAAGGGGGAAGTGAAGTTCCTGCCCGGGCCGGATTTCTGGCCCGAGATCCTGGACGTGGACGGGATCCTTCTCGTCTCGCCCGAGGGGGAGAGCCGCGAGGCGGCGATCGAGCGGAGCCGCGCGAAGAAGACGGTCTGGGTGCTCAAGCTCGGCGGCGTCGATTCAATCGACGAGGCCGAGAATCTCATCGGGAGCACGCTCGTCGTCGACGTCGACGCGCTCGACGAGAGCGACCTGCCGCGCGAGCTGCGGCCCTTCCAGGCGATCGGCCTCGCCGTCCGGCTGGTCGACGGCGCGCCGGTGGGGCGCGTGGTCGACATCGTCACGGGTCCCGCGCAGGACTGTCTCGTCGTCGAACGGGAGACGGGCCGGTTTCTCGTGCCGCTCGTCGCGGATGTCGTCCGGCGGATCGACCTCGGCGAGGGAGTCGTGGAGATCGATCCGCCCGAGGGATTGATGGAGATCGGGTGGTAG
- a CDS encoding PASTA domain-containing protein has product MSDRTHSWKRLARTLLVALAAFVVGIVVFQQIVVPRLVGRADVTIVPDVRGLDIDEAGKRCAGSGLVCRVSSNRPSDEVPEGAVIEQHPGADEQLKSGRTILVVLSSGQRMETVPDLRNMTMRQVELTLESTELLKGRVVRIFSREPGENMVAATSPPPGSAVPHGSSVDLLFVMRGEPARFRMPDLAGKDLTFVRDRLTRLGFEVTRIVTRRDAGRFPGTILDQAPPAGSLIRQGGTIELVVSSVD; this is encoded by the coding sequence ATGAGCGACCGGACGCATTCCTGGAAACGATTGGCCCGCACCCTCCTCGTGGCGCTCGCCGCCTTCGTCGTCGGCATCGTGGTCTTCCAGCAGATCGTCGTTCCGCGGCTCGTCGGCCGTGCGGACGTGACGATCGTTCCCGACGTGCGGGGGCTGGACATCGACGAGGCGGGGAAGCGATGCGCCGGGAGCGGACTCGTCTGCCGCGTCTCATCGAACCGCCCATCGGACGAGGTGCCCGAGGGAGCCGTCATCGAGCAGCATCCCGGCGCGGACGAGCAGCTGAAATCGGGGCGGACGATCCTCGTCGTCCTCTCCTCGGGCCAGCGGATGGAGACGGTCCCCGACCTGCGGAACATGACGATGCGGCAGGTGGAGCTCACGCTGGAGAGCACGGAGCTGCTCAAGGGGCGCGTCGTGCGCATCTTCTCGCGGGAACCGGGGGAGAATATGGTCGCCGCGACGAGCCCGCCGCCCGGCTCGGCGGTGCCGCACGGCTCGAGCGTCGACCTGCTGTTCGTCATGCGCGGGGAGCCGGCCCGCTTTCGGATGCCCGATCTCGCGGGAAAGGACCTGACCTTCGTGCGGGACCGGCTCACCCGGCTCGGCTTCGAGGTGACGCGCATCGTGACGCGGCGGGACGCCGGCCGCTTTCCCGGCACGATCCTCGACCAGGCTCCCCCGGCGGGATCGCTGATCAGGCAAGGAGGGACGATTGAACTCGTTGTATCGTCGGTTGACTGA
- the rpe gene encoding ribulose-phosphate 3-epimerase, translating to MTDAGHAAVAPSLLAADFARLGEEIRAVEHAGADVLHLDVMDGHFVPNITFGPFVVEAISRLASLPLFTHLMIDDPAAWIDRFIGAGSALVSFHLEAPGIDDAAALAGRIRDAGRLAGLSVNPDTPLARFEELLDQIDLLMVMGVFPGFGGQSFMPAVLDKIRGADAIRRREGLELLIEVDGGVKAENAASIREAGADILVAGTAVFGAKDYAAAIRAIRG from the coding sequence TTGACTGACGCAGGGCATGCGGCGGTGGCCCCCTCGCTGCTCGCCGCCGATTTCGCGCGGCTCGGCGAGGAGATCCGCGCCGTCGAGCACGCCGGGGCCGACGTGCTCCACCTCGACGTGATGGACGGGCACTTCGTGCCGAATATCACCTTCGGTCCCTTCGTCGTCGAGGCGATCTCGCGGCTGGCCTCGCTGCCCCTCTTCACGCACCTGATGATCGACGACCCGGCTGCCTGGATCGACCGGTTCATCGGGGCGGGAAGCGCGCTCGTGAGCTTCCATCTCGAGGCGCCGGGGATCGACGACGCGGCGGCCCTCGCCGGCAGGATCCGCGACGCCGGGAGGCTGGCCGGGCTCTCGGTCAATCCCGACACGCCTCTCGCGCGGTTCGAGGAACTCCTCGACCAAATCGATCTCCTCATGGTCATGGGAGTGTTTCCGGGGTTCGGGGGGCAGTCGTTCATGCCGGCGGTGCTCGACAAGATCCGCGGCGCCGACGCGATCCGGCGGCGCGAAGGGTTGGAACTGCTCATCGAGGTGGACGGCGGGGTCAAGGCGGAGAACGCGGCGTCCATCCGCGAGGCCGGCGCCGACATCCTCGTCGCCGGGACCGCCGTCTTCGGGGCGAAGGATTACGCCGCGGCGATCCGGGCGATCAGGGGCTGA
- the trmD gene encoding tRNA (guanosine(37)-N1)-methyltransferase TrmD, producing MALDIHFVTIFPDLFRGPFETGILGIASRKGLARFRTVNVRDFAVDDHGTVDDYAYGGGPGMIMMAPPIVQAVRSVCSPGEEGTRVVHMTPAGELFDQAAAERLAEFRRIVFVCGRYKDIDARVDELVVDERISIGDYIVSGGEFPALVVADAVVRYLRGAVGDERSRDTDSFSGKRGFSLDAAHYTRPPEFEGLRVPDVLISGDHAKIEEWRRRSARERTKRRRPDLLGKGTADGPPVDG from the coding sequence ATGGCCCTCGATATCCATTTCGTCACGATCTTTCCCGATCTCTTCCGGGGGCCGTTCGAGACCGGGATCCTCGGGATCGCCTCGCGGAAGGGCCTGGCCCGCTTCCGGACGGTCAACGTCCGGGATTTCGCCGTCGACGACCACGGCACGGTCGACGATTACGCCTACGGGGGCGGACCGGGAATGATCATGATGGCGCCGCCGATCGTCCAGGCGGTGCGTTCGGTCTGCAGCCCCGGCGAGGAGGGTACGCGGGTCGTCCACATGACCCCCGCGGGGGAGCTGTTCGACCAGGCCGCCGCCGAGCGGCTCGCCGAATTCCGGAGGATCGTCTTCGTCTGCGGCCGGTACAAGGACATCGACGCCCGCGTCGACGAGCTGGTTGTTGACGAGAGGATATCCATCGGCGATTATATCGTGAGCGGCGGGGAGTTTCCCGCCCTCGTCGTCGCCGACGCCGTCGTCCGCTACCTGCGCGGCGCGGTCGGCGACGAGCGTTCCCGCGACACCGATTCCTTTTCGGGAAAGCGCGGGTTCTCGCTGGACGCGGCCCACTACACGCGGCCGCCGGAATTCGAGGGACTGCGGGTGCCGGACGTGCTGATCTCCGGTGACCACGCGAAGATAGAGGAATGGAGGAGAAGGTCGGCGCGGGAGCGGACGAAACGCCGCCGACCCGATCTCCTCGGCAAGGGAACCGCCGACGGCCCGCCCGTCGACGGCTGA
- the ffh gene encoding signal recognition particle protein: protein MFQDLSEKFARVFKELRGQGKVRETHIRAAMRDVRKALLEADVNYKVVKGFVERVGERALGSAVLDSLTPDQQIVKIVHEELVHVLGDRPAPFTLSGSPAGVMVAGLQGAGKTSFVAKLALFLRGKGRRPLMVAADIHRPAAIEQLVVLAGQIDVPCHAPGVMPAAEIVEGALREARRGLHDTVIVDTAGRLHIDEEMMRELVTVRDVLKPEETLLVLDAMTGQEAVAVAVEFERAIDLTGVVLTKLDGDTRGGAALSVAAVTGEPIRFACVGEKAEDLEAFHPDRMAGRILGMGDVLTLVEKAQEQIDEKEARELETKLRKESFSLEDFLGQLQRLKKMGPLDQLLGMIPGMKPKGLGADIGGKELVRIEAIINSMTREERRVPSIIDGSRRRRIARGSGSSVQQVNRLLNQFQQMKKMMKRFSKSAGRSPAGFPFS, encoded by the coding sequence GTGTTTCAGGACCTTAGCGAAAAGTTCGCCAGGGTGTTCAAGGAACTCCGCGGACAGGGCAAGGTCCGCGAGACGCATATCAGGGCGGCGATGCGCGACGTGCGCAAGGCCCTGCTCGAGGCGGACGTCAACTACAAGGTAGTCAAGGGGTTCGTCGAGCGTGTCGGTGAACGGGCCCTGGGAAGCGCGGTCCTCGACAGCCTGACCCCCGACCAGCAGATCGTCAAGATCGTCCACGAGGAGCTTGTGCACGTCCTCGGCGACCGGCCGGCGCCATTCACCCTCTCCGGCTCACCGGCCGGTGTCATGGTCGCAGGCCTCCAGGGAGCGGGGAAGACGAGCTTCGTCGCGAAACTCGCCCTGTTCCTGCGCGGCAAGGGGCGGCGTCCGCTCATGGTCGCGGCGGACATCCACCGGCCGGCGGCGATCGAACAGCTCGTCGTCCTCGCCGGGCAGATCGATGTTCCCTGCCACGCGCCGGGCGTCATGCCCGCCGCGGAGATCGTCGAGGGGGCGCTGCGGGAGGCGCGGCGGGGGTTGCACGACACGGTGATCGTGGACACGGCGGGACGGCTCCACATCGACGAGGAGATGATGCGGGAGCTCGTGACCGTCAGGGACGTCCTGAAGCCGGAGGAGACGCTGCTCGTCCTCGACGCCATGACGGGCCAGGAAGCCGTCGCGGTTGCCGTGGAGTTCGAGCGCGCGATCGATCTCACCGGCGTGGTCCTCACCAAGCTGGACGGGGACACGCGGGGGGGCGCGGCGCTCAGCGTCGCGGCCGTCACCGGCGAGCCGATCCGTTTCGCCTGCGTCGGGGAGAAGGCGGAAGACCTGGAGGCCTTTCACCCCGACCGGATGGCTGGCAGGATCCTCGGGATGGGGGACGTCCTCACGCTCGTCGAGAAGGCGCAGGAGCAGATCGACGAGAAGGAGGCGAGAGAGCTCGAGACGAAGCTCCGGAAGGAGTCCTTCTCGCTCGAGGACTTTCTCGGCCAGTTGCAGCGTCTGAAGAAGATGGGGCCGCTCGATCAGCTGCTCGGCATGATCCCGGGCATGAAGCCGAAGGGGCTCGGCGCCGACATCGGCGGGAAGGAGCTCGTCCGGATCGAGGCCATCATCAATTCGATGACCCGCGAGGAGCGGCGCGTGCCGTCGATCATCGACGGATCGCGGCGCAGGCGGATCGCGCGCGGCAGCGGCAGCAGCGTTCAGCAGGTGAACCGCCTCCTGAACCAGTTCCAGCAGATGAAGAAGATGATGAAGCGATTCTCGAAGTCCGCGGGACGGAGCCCCGCGGGATTTCCCTTCTCCTAG